The DNA region GCAAGCTCACTGCTTCTCTGCTAAACATCCAGTGCTACACTTAGCTGTGGTCAACAACAGTTCTTGCCGAGTTCATCTGTCATGCTAATATAGCTTCGATGAATGGTTCAGCAATTAAGTCTTTCCCATGTGCTACCCGCGGACAAGCACATAATAATTCCAAGCGTTTGATGCCCAGAATTTTGACAGTTTTTGAGGGAGAGAACCTAGAAAATTCATGGAGTCCAGTGATTCCATGGTTTTGAGATGATGGCATAACACAAACTTGAGCTAGCAGGCCCAACTGCAATCATCATCTTGTTTGATCATGATGATTTTACTTTGCTTTAGATTTAGAAAGCAAAAGTTTTGTAGACAATTGTTGCTTGCTATCTGTTGGAAAGAATATTTGACCGTCAGGAAAAAATGGTTAGGTGCAAGTGTGTAACAGAGGCTGAATAATTGCAGAGCTGGTGAGTTCATGTCAATTGGTGGCAATAATTAGTGCATATAGCACCAGATCATACTTCTCCTTTGTTGCCTGTTATCATCTTTACTGCATCTTTGCATGATATATACACATGAAATGGGATGATtcataacaaaaaaaaaagaaaaagaaaatgcgGCACTCTACTGTTTGTTTCAAGGAAAAATGGGATAATTCATAATTATAATGATAATATTCATAAAGCTATCTCACATGGCAAACGAGGTGCAGGATAAGAACATATTCTGCTTAATTTACCTGTAGTATCAGCTCACATTCAATAAGCTGATTCCCCCCCTTTTTTTCTGTTTTGTTTAGGACAAAAGCTCTGTGAACACTAAGCTTGAGAATGGAGTTGGCAAATTCTGTTGAATAAACTAGCCAAATAGTCTTCTTTATATTCATCTTCGTCAATAAAAGAAAGAATTTTTTACTGCCATCTTTCCTGCTTCGATGGAAGTTCTTGGTAGTAATGGTCACAGCGAAACAAGAATACAGGATGCTGAAAATCCAGGACCAGTTTCTGTTAAGAGTCCAGATATGTCCTTGGAAATCCAAGAAAAGTTACCTCACACTTTGACAGAGCGCCAAGAAGAATTGGGGTCCCCTGTAGGCCACACTGTGAGTTCGTCATTCGAAATGCTATCCCACATAGGACCAGCTCGGGCATCTGATGATTCGTCAAAGGAGGAGGGAGATCATGCTTCTTTAACAAATAAGACTGAAGTGAAAAACATATCTGAAAATGGTTTTACCAGAGCAAATACAACGCCAACAGCTGAAGTTAAATCTAAAGAAGACAATACGAATTATCACAAGAACAATGCCGTCGCCCAAGACAATATAGTAAAATCAGAAAAGGGATCTGAAGGCTCATACAGAAGTCTTGTTGACACTACTGCACCGTTTGAGTCTGTTAAAGAAGCTGTCACCAAATTTGGAGGAATTGTTGATTGGAAAGCCTACAGGGCTCAATCGTTAGAGGTAATGTCTCTTATTTCACACTGAATATGGATCCTAGTCGGACAAATGATTATCTTGTTCTATTCATTTCCATCCATGTACAGATACAGTTCTTTATTTTTGAGGAACGACTTCCATCACAAAGtaaatttattttttttatgcAGAGACGCAGGGTCATGCAACTTGAACTTGAAAAGGTTCAGCAGGAGATTCCACAATTCAAAGAAGACTGGGAAACTGCTGAGGTGGCCAAATCAAACGTGATGGAGGAGCTAGACAGAACTAACAGGCTTGTCGAGGAGCTGAAGCATAAGCTGGAGAGGGCACAGCTTGAAGTGGACCAAGCAAAGCAAGATTCTGAACTCGCCCTGCTTAGGGCACAAGAGATGGAACAGGGGATTGAAGATGAAGCTAGTGTAATAGCCCAAACACAGTTGACAGTTGCCAAAGGAAGACATGAAAAGGCTGTTGAGGAACTGAAATTGCTGAAAGAGGAGTTGATATCAATGCATGAACAATATGCTGACTTAGCAACTGAAAGGGATGTAGCAATAAAAAGGGCTAAGGAAGTTGTTTCTGCTGCGAAGGATGCTGAGAAGCAAGTCGAGGAGCTCACTTTAGAACTTATTGCATCCAAAGAGTTTCTTGAGTTAGCCCATGGTTCGCACCACGAAGCTGAAGAGCATAGACTTGGAGCAGCTTTGGCGAAAGAGCAGGATTGCCTGGCTTGGGAGAAAGAGCTGCAGCAGGCACAAGAGGAGCTGGACCAGCTCAATAAACAAATTATGTCCAAAACTAATTTGGAGGCCGAAGTTGATGAAAATAAGCGCAAACTGCTTAGCCTCAAAAGTGAGCTAGCTGCCTACATGGGTCATAAATTGAACGAAGTAGCAGGAGTGGTCCAGGAGCAAGGTTCTGACGAAGCAAAAGAAATCAGTAGGTCAATCAAGCAAGCTCTGGTTTCAAAAAGAAAGGAGCTTGATGAATACAGAAAGAAGTTAGAAAATGCAAAAAATGAAGCCAACTTAATAAGAGTTATTGCAGAATCACTCAGATCAGAGCTTGATAGGGAGAAAGCTTCACTTGCTACATTGCAGCAGAGTGAGGGTATGGCATCCATCACAGTTTCTTCTCTAGAAGCTGAGCTCGAGAGAACGAAACAACAGATAGAAATGGTACGCAAGAAAGAAGCAGAAACCCGGGAAAAAATGGCAGAGCTTCCGAGGATGTTGCAGCAAGCAGCCCAGGACGCAGATGATGCCAAGATGGTAGCGCATTTGGCACAAGAAGAACTAAGGAAGGCCAAGGAAGAAGCTGAACAAACCAAGGCTGCTGCGACAACTGCAGATATCAGGTTACGTGCAGTTTTGAAAGAAATAGAGGCGTCGAAAGCATCTGAGAGGCTAGCTGTAGTGGCAGCTCAAGCAATGCAGGAGAGTGAGGAGACAGGAAGTTTTGGTGATTCTCCTAGAGGAGTAACACTTCCTATAAATGAATATCATGCTCTGAGCAAGAGGGTTCATGAAGCTGAAGAGGTTGCAAATGAGAGGGTAGCAGCAGCTTTGGCACAGATAGAGTTGGCAAAAGAGTCTGAATCAAGGAGCCTAGAGAAGCTAGGTGAAGCATTGAAGGTGATTGATGAAAAGAAGAGTGATCTTCAAATCGCGTTGGAGAGGGCTGAGAAGGCAAATGAAGGGAAACTTGGCGCTGAGCAGGAGCTGAGAAGATGGAGAGCTGAACATGTGCAACGTCGGAAAGCCCATGAAGCTACAAAACATGCAGATAGTCCTGTGAGCACTCCATCGAGGATGTTTGTCGAGCACAAGGGCTATTACCAGGAGGAAGATGAATTTCTCACAGATCCAAAGTTGCACAAGTCAACTGGTAGTGTGGATCAATTTGTTTCGGATGAGAAGTTACGGAAAAAGAAGTCATTCCTCCCTCAGATGTCCACACTTTTGTCTAGAAAGACACAGACACAAACATAAATTGATTGCGGAAAAAAGTTAAACCTTTGTGAAATGTACATGGTGTAAAGTTAAGTTTATTGTCTATAACCTGTAAATTGTTTGACACTTAAATATTGTATGTCTTTGTATGATGTTTTTGGAGAGTATGTTACTCAAATCTTGCTTTGGTTTATGCCCTTCCCGACCAAATCATATTATTTTTCTGCTTTACATCGAAAACCTCAATTTGTGTCCATTTATCAAGT from Panicum hallii strain FIL2 chromosome 9, PHallii_v3.1, whole genome shotgun sequence includes:
- the LOC112874161 gene encoding protein WEAK CHLOROPLAST MOVEMENT UNDER BLUE LIGHT 1-like translates to MEVLGSNGHSETRIQDAENPGPVSVKSPDMSLEIQEKLPHTLTERQEELGSPVGHTVSSSFEMLSHIGPARASDDSSKEEGDHASLTNKTEVKNISENGFTRANTTPTAEVKSKEDNTNYHKNNAVAQDNIVKSEKGSEGSYRSLVDTTAPFESVKEAVTKFGGIVDWKAYRAQSLERRRVMQLELEKVQQEIPQFKEDWETAEVAKSNVMEELDRTNRLVEELKHKLERAQLEVDQAKQDSELALLRAQEMEQGIEDEASVIAQTQLTVAKGRHEKAVEELKLLKEELISMHEQYADLATERDVAIKRAKEVVSAAKDAEKQVEELTLELIASKEFLELAHGSHHEAEEHRLGAALAKEQDCLAWEKELQQAQEELDQLNKQIMSKTNLEAEVDENKRKLLSLKSELAAYMGHKLNEVAGVVQEQGSDEAKEISRSIKQALVSKRKELDEYRKKLENAKNEANLIRVIAESLRSELDREKASLATLQQSEGMASITVSSLEAELERTKQQIEMVRKKEAETREKMAELPRMLQQAAQDADDAKMVAHLAQEELRKAKEEAEQTKAAATTADIRLRAVLKEIEASKASERLAVVAAQAMQESEETGSFGDSPRGVTLPINEYHALSKRVHEAEEVANERVAAALAQIELAKESESRSLEKLGEALKVIDEKKSDLQIALERAEKANEGKLGAEQELRRWRAEHVQRRKAHEATKHADSPVSTPSRMFVEHKGYYQEEDEFLTDPKLHKSTGSVDQFVSDEKLRKKKSFLPQMSTLLSRKTQTQT